The Nitrospira sp. KM1 genome includes a window with the following:
- a CDS encoding VOC family protein, whose translation MLPVSAVLFAKDHRIVAEFYTRVLDASVANQDACHTHLNCAGFSVVIHQIPAETATLMAIAAPPHRRESGAIRLNFAVRNIAERRNVARQLGGQIDERPPSWAGEDSTFFLGYDPEGNVIGCNAC comes from the coding sequence ATGTTACCAGTAAGCGCAGTGCTGTTCGCGAAGGATCACCGTATTGTCGCCGAGTTCTACACTCGAGTCCTTGACGCGTCTGTAGCGAATCAAGATGCCTGCCACACACATCTGAACTGCGCGGGCTTCAGCGTGGTGATTCATCAGATACCCGCCGAGACGGCCACTTTGATGGCAATCGCCGCTCCTCCGCACCGGAGAGAGTCCGGTGCCATACGTCTGAACTTCGCGGTTCGGAATATTGCAGAGCGTCGGAACGTCGCGAGGCAGCTCGGCGGACAGATCGATGAGCGTCCACCGTCGTGGGCTGGAGAGGATTCAACATTCTTCCTCGGTTATGACCCGGAAGGAAACGTCATTGGATGTAATGCCTGCTGA
- a CDS encoding VPLPA-CTERM sorting domain-containing protein: MNRMKSTFTGCMLGLGLVLTAGQSAYAAAGVWDNTFTPSSWTRQSTPGSLYAEWNTFGPQTPAPLPALTNPDVANFGGGSYSLLETTGAGSIFSSGNISRSGASGPGTAFEWTVGNVAGGPRDVYMRIGSLGAFDTTLNQSFTNFTLNGVTGTYQELFNGPATGGAGSREVEALISWLNVPDASSFLLTWNAIGVNASLDQLSLDVGPLAPVPLPAAVYLMASGLMGIAAMARRQQRAV, from the coding sequence ATGAATCGTATGAAGTCAACATTTACAGGCTGCATGCTCGGCCTGGGGCTCGTGCTGACCGCCGGCCAATCGGCGTATGCCGCGGCGGGCGTGTGGGACAATACCTTCACACCATCGAGCTGGACGCGGCAAAGTACGCCCGGCAGTCTGTACGCCGAGTGGAACACATTTGGTCCGCAGACACCTGCTCCTCTTCCGGCCCTCACCAATCCTGATGTCGCCAATTTCGGCGGCGGCTCCTACAGCCTGCTGGAAACAACCGGTGCCGGGAGCATCTTCAGCAGCGGCAACATCAGCAGGAGTGGGGCTTCCGGCCCCGGGACGGCGTTCGAATGGACCGTCGGCAATGTGGCCGGTGGACCGCGTGACGTCTATATGCGCATCGGATCGCTGGGCGCCTTCGACACCACGCTCAATCAAAGTTTTACCAACTTCACACTGAATGGCGTAACCGGCACCTATCAGGAGCTGTTCAACGGACCCGCCACGGGCGGCGCGGGTAGCAGGGAAGTGGAAGCGCTTATTTCCTGGCTGAACGTCCCGGACGCCTCCTCGTTTCTGTTGACGTGGAATGCCATCGGCGTCAATGCGAGCTTGGACCAACTCTCTCTCGACGTGGGTCCATTGGCTCCAGTGCCATTGCCCGCAGCAGTCTACTTGATGGCATCGGGACTTATGGGGATCGCAGCGATGGCTCGGCGTCAACAGCGAGCCGTCTGA
- a CDS encoding VPLPA-CTERM sorting domain-containing protein, giving the protein MAGGAGPLLDALNRYRLSPTSLGEAVRANPVKGVFAMNRMKSTFTGCMLGLGLVLTAGQSAYAAAGVWDNTFTPSSWTRQSTPGSLYAEWNSFSNDAGTAANIVATNPDVANFGGGTYNLSENGSGGTAFIVGGTAGNIYSFAAPTAFDFTVGNVAGGPRDVYMRIGSVGNFDTTLNRSFTNFTLNGVAGTYQELFNQAAGGAMGGNEVEAVVSWLNVAPASSFLLNWNAIGSSVSLDQLSLDVGPTPVPLPAAIYLMGSGLVGIAAMARRRLQGA; this is encoded by the coding sequence ATGGCAGGCGGTGCGGGACCGCTGCTTGATGCATTGAATAGATACCGGCTTTCTCCGACCTCTTTGGGTGAGGCGGTGCGGGCTAACCCAGTGAAAGGGGTATTTGCAATGAATCGTATGAAGTCAACATTTACAGGCTGCATGCTCGGCCTGGGGCTCGTGCTGACCGCCGGCCAATCGGCGTATGCCGCGGCGGGCGTGTGGGACAATACCTTCACACCATCGAGCTGGACGCGGCAAAGTACGCCCGGCAGTCTGTACGCTGAGTGGAACTCGTTCAGCAACGACGCGGGGACCGCGGCTAACATTGTCGCTACCAATCCTGACGTCGCCAACTTCGGCGGCGGCACCTACAACCTGTCGGAAAATGGTTCAGGTGGCACCGCGTTCATCGTCGGCGGCACGGCGGGCAATATCTACAGCTTTGCCGCGCCGACGGCGTTCGATTTCACCGTCGGTAATGTGGCCGGTGGACCGCGTGACGTCTATATGCGCATTGGATCGGTGGGCAACTTCGACACCACGCTCAATCGCAGTTTCACCAACTTCACACTGAACGGCGTAGCCGGCACCTATCAGGAGCTGTTCAACCAGGCAGCCGGTGGTGCCATGGGTGGAAACGAGGTGGAGGCCGTGGTGTCCTGGCTGAACGTGGCTCCAGCATCATCGTTCCTGCTGAACTGGAACGCCATCGGTTCCAGTGTGAGCCTGGACCAGCTGTCCCTTGATGTGGGTCCGACTCCCGTGCCATTGCCCGCAGCAATCTACCTGATGGGTTCAGGACTGGTGGGAATAGCAGCGATGGCCCGGCGCAGGCTGCAAGGCGCCTAA
- a CDS encoding TonB-dependent receptor domain-containing protein, giving the protein MVFIALLPVWLIHEGAGWTADLRPLPSPQLSASQRQGMNIAANSSRADVLGGSVTGEQNIGERQPRTVEAPGTGTRNQPSDAPDMDPGDTLVMADVEVTGRYEGFEVDPTRSRTTVTAKELERRQADNVFTVLQDVPGVAVDGGPLASGMKFNIRGFSDNEDVLMKIDGAMRNFEKYRFGSGVFVEPELLKAVEVTRGPAGALQGSGAIGGVVEMRTKDAADFLRPGERVGARLKSGWSTNNEELMGSASAYGVAFDSIDLLASGTWRDSGDITTASGTKLQNTRANRLSGLGKVSYRPRPGAGITFGHTYFQEDVLQPFDATIGVPGVFGFVRRDMTDSTSTSNFEYAPTSQSLTPWIALKGAFGYTDTSVTDSDRQSANGVLVPNAPTNFFDYKIATFDLTNTTALRFGPVRNALTYGVQYNHNDRTSTINQFNPRTAAWSTVDNLSQPSGTKSFFAYMLEDRINIGHVSLTGSLRHDTYKVEVTAQETRDALQAEGRSPIIEFSKTMPSAGIAWNVMGGPVTLFYNYAKAFRPPLVDEYFTQGAFSRCSLLFFGALTPPSGVCGNLYVPESSTNHEIGVSLNYPGLFKGIDMFTAKLVLYRNDVTHTLESLSARTASGALCRPLRPPTGNNDLCTNVTQDGKEHREGVEFEVGLRTEHWFSNLNISAIRGKQVCDGERPLFDIPGNSLVFSLGHNVLNNRLEYGYRFRAVDHRLVITGTAEQVVTPCNTGLGVGTQAGYVLHNLFASYQPIPMLSFNLAVDNLTNTKYFLNNGFGGGIGQEGMGYNVRFFMSMSF; this is encoded by the coding sequence ATGGTATTCATCGCACTGCTGCCCGTATGGCTGATTCATGAAGGAGCGGGCTGGACGGCGGACCTACGTCCGCTGCCCTCGCCGCAACTTTCGGCTTCACAGAGGCAAGGCATGAACATCGCGGCAAACAGCAGTAGGGCAGACGTTCTGGGAGGATCCGTGACCGGAGAGCAGAATATTGGAGAGCGGCAACCACGCACCGTGGAGGCTCCCGGAACAGGCACGAGGAATCAACCCAGCGATGCACCGGACATGGATCCAGGGGACACGCTGGTGATGGCAGATGTCGAAGTGACGGGAAGATATGAGGGCTTCGAGGTCGATCCAACGCGGTCGCGCACCACGGTGACGGCTAAGGAGCTGGAGCGCCGGCAAGCGGACAACGTCTTCACTGTGTTGCAGGACGTTCCCGGTGTCGCCGTCGATGGCGGGCCGCTCGCCAGCGGCATGAAATTCAACATCCGCGGCTTCAGCGACAATGAAGACGTGCTGATGAAGATCGACGGGGCCATGCGCAATTTCGAGAAGTACCGCTTCGGCAGCGGCGTGTTCGTCGAGCCTGAATTGTTGAAAGCCGTCGAGGTGACGCGCGGGCCGGCGGGTGCGCTGCAAGGCTCCGGCGCCATCGGCGGCGTGGTGGAGATGCGGACCAAGGACGCCGCCGACTTCCTGCGGCCCGGAGAGCGCGTAGGCGCGCGCCTCAAGTCAGGGTGGTCCACCAACAATGAGGAACTCATGGGATCGGCGAGCGCCTATGGTGTGGCGTTCGACTCGATCGACCTGCTCGCCAGCGGCACGTGGCGTGACTCCGGCGACATCACGACAGCGAGTGGCACGAAGTTGCAGAACACCAGAGCCAACCGCCTGAGCGGATTGGGCAAGGTCTCGTACCGCCCGCGGCCCGGCGCCGGCATCACCTTCGGGCATACGTATTTCCAGGAAGACGTCTTGCAGCCCTTCGACGCCACGATCGGTGTACCGGGCGTGTTCGGCTTCGTGCGGCGCGACATGACAGACAGCACCTCTACCAGTAATTTCGAATACGCGCCGACTTCGCAATCCCTCACGCCTTGGATCGCTCTGAAAGGGGCGTTCGGCTACACCGACACCAGCGTCACCGATTCCGACCGGCAGAGTGCGAACGGCGTGCTCGTCCCGAACGCCCCCACGAATTTCTTCGACTACAAGATCGCGACGTTCGATCTGACGAACACCACCGCGCTGCGCTTCGGCCCCGTGCGCAATGCGCTCACGTACGGCGTCCAGTACAACCACAATGACCGCACGTCCACGATCAATCAGTTCAATCCCAGGACAGCCGCGTGGAGTACGGTGGACAACCTCAGTCAGCCGTCAGGTACCAAATCCTTTTTTGCGTACATGCTCGAGGATCGTATCAACATCGGCCATGTGAGTCTCACCGGCAGCCTCCGTCACGACACCTACAAGGTCGAAGTCACCGCGCAAGAGACACGCGATGCATTGCAGGCCGAAGGCAGAAGCCCAATCATCGAGTTCTCGAAAACCATGCCCAGCGCCGGCATCGCCTGGAACGTGATGGGCGGTCCGGTAACCCTCTTCTACAACTACGCCAAAGCATTCCGGCCGCCGCTCGTCGATGAATACTTCACGCAGGGCGCGTTCAGCCGCTGCTCCCTTTTGTTCTTCGGCGCGCTCACCCCCCCATCCGGCGTCTGCGGCAATCTCTACGTGCCGGAGTCCTCGACCAACCATGAGATCGGCGTGTCGTTGAACTACCCCGGACTGTTCAAGGGCATCGATATGTTCACGGCCAAGCTGGTGTTGTACCGCAACGACGTGACACACACCCTCGAGTCGCTTTCGGCGCGCACGGCAAGCGGAGCGCTCTGCCGGCCGCTCCGCCCGCCCACGGGGAACAACGACCTATGCACGAACGTGACGCAAGACGGCAAGGAGCATCGGGAAGGCGTGGAGTTCGAGGTGGGGCTCCGGACTGAACACTGGTTCAGCAACCTGAACATCTCCGCCATACGCGGCAAGCAGGTGTGCGACGGCGAGCGTCCTTTGTTCGACATTCCCGGCAATTCGCTGGTGTTCTCATTGGGCCATAACGTTCTCAACAATCGGCTCGAGTACGGGTATCGCTTTCGAGCCGTGGACCACCGCCTGGTGATCACCGGCACTGCCGAGCAAGTCGTCACACCCTGCAACACCGGCCTCGGCGTCGGCACGCAGGCGGGGTACGTCTTGCACAACCTGTTCGCGTCATACCAGCCGATTCCCATGCTCAGCTTCAATCTGGCCGTCGACAATTTGACCAACACCAAATACTTCCTCAACAACGGCTTTGGCGGCGGTATCGGCCAAGAAGGAATGGGGTACAACGTGCGATTTTTCATGTCGATGTCGTTCTAA
- a CDS encoding response regulator transcription factor yields MWQQTANHLSVACMLVLFGITSSEANTSRMPLAGDENRSAIIASPEIGTWNIGHCAYEAIGKPHINLSRPECPDRIRRVMAALPAAPFEATLSPDSLHFSPSQWHDDGADLESRPQVVPIPSPPASGPLFMTALVGMLVTPLLKDSRRKQSCDPNGCQAHRPGSARLVVLLSADATFAETLEKHLHRAGYAIRTVSTTSEIFAIMDPASLVLILVDHRIHDWDMLRTDPSLRHVLLMGVVPFGSLYTENHCVADLERGLDGIHDLRDGHRLLVTKVRAYLRRDGCGHVRRGIYQVGAIELDDDAHEVTIAGRQVKLSTKPFTILRLLMSKPSEVCSRSELVHFIWGPNFAIGEHALDVHVYALRQQLDRAPNSLCKLITIKGVGFKLKPLSSTGTIQTRTRSSKIQLDLRIAQKLKDDAEVCIGSDPQLKSPAHLCSTPACG; encoded by the coding sequence ATGTGGCAACAGACAGCCAATCATCTCTCAGTGGCATGCATGCTCGTCCTGTTCGGCATAACGAGCAGCGAGGCGAACACGTCCAGGATGCCCTTGGCTGGAGACGAAAATAGATCGGCGATCATCGCCTCTCCCGAGATCGGGACGTGGAATATCGGTCATTGCGCGTACGAAGCCATCGGGAAGCCCCATATCAACCTCTCGCGTCCTGAATGTCCTGACCGAATCAGGCGCGTCATGGCGGCCTTGCCCGCTGCCCCTTTCGAGGCCACCCTGTCGCCAGATTCGTTGCATTTCAGTCCGTCGCAGTGGCACGACGATGGCGCCGATCTGGAAAGCCGGCCTCAAGTGGTCCCGATTCCTTCTCCTCCAGCGTCGGGGCCCCTCTTCATGACCGCGTTGGTTGGGATGTTGGTAACCCCTCTGCTGAAAGATTCACGTCGCAAGCAATCCTGTGATCCGAACGGGTGCCAAGCGCATCGGCCAGGGTCCGCACGTTTGGTGGTTTTGCTGTCAGCCGACGCGACTTTTGCCGAAACGCTTGAAAAGCATTTGCATCGTGCGGGCTATGCCATCCGAACAGTAAGCACCACGAGTGAGATATTCGCCATCATGGACCCGGCGTCGCTCGTATTGATCCTGGTGGATCACCGTATTCACGATTGGGATATGCTTCGGACAGATCCCTCGCTTCGGCATGTACTGCTGATGGGAGTGGTCCCGTTCGGCTCTCTCTATACCGAGAACCACTGTGTGGCGGACCTGGAACGTGGCTTGGACGGGATCCACGACTTGCGGGACGGACATCGTCTTTTGGTTACCAAAGTCCGTGCGTATCTTCGGCGTGACGGGTGCGGGCACGTACGTCGAGGGATTTACCAGGTGGGGGCGATCGAACTGGATGACGATGCTCATGAGGTGACAATTGCCGGACGACAGGTAAAGCTCTCCACCAAACCCTTCACAATCCTTCGACTCCTCATGAGCAAACCTTCCGAGGTATGCAGCCGAAGCGAACTGGTCCATTTTATCTGGGGACCCAATTTTGCGATCGGTGAACATGCCTTGGACGTTCACGTCTACGCCCTTCGACAGCAGCTTGATCGCGCGCCCAACTCTCTATGCAAACTCATTACCATCAAGGGTGTCGGCTTCAAACTGAAGCCCCTCTCCTCAACCGGAACGATTCAAACAAGAACGCGCTCATCCAAAATCCAACTCGATCTCCGGATTGCACAGAAGCTCAAGGACGATGCGGAGGTCTGCATCGGCTCAGATCCGCAGCTCAAGTCGCCGGCGCACCTGTGCAGTACGCCGGCATGCGGATGA
- a CDS encoding sirohydrochlorin chelatase: MAVAMIVLLSALFTAVIPYPAHATNDSLPPTDTGKIGILLVNHGSRSATWRQSLLDLETQVAGPILAHSTVKSIRTAFMEYTEPSIATRMKEFDREGFTDVIIVPVFLTVSPHTFDDIPTIVGLKEDPHSMQQLKIEKIERYTPNAKPHITPPLDFTDILQKNLLRRVSALSRDPAHEGLVLIGYGDETYDKEWVELFDKVAGFVRMQTGIAGYSYGWCGHIANYKPEETTAAINTVLKSARTALVIPVLVAHDEMFQIKIIGDGIAKVPDNKQRVIYKPDSILPDVNVERWVISVTEEYVNKIQIKVSQAH; the protein is encoded by the coding sequence ATGGCAGTTGCGATGATTGTTTTATTATCCGCGCTTTTTACGGCCGTCATTCCGTATCCAGCTCATGCGACCAACGATTCCTTGCCTCCTACCGATACGGGAAAGATCGGGATCCTTCTCGTCAATCACGGATCTCGATCCGCCACGTGGCGTCAATCGCTTTTGGACCTCGAAACCCAGGTCGCCGGGCCGATACTTGCTCATTCGACCGTCAAGAGCATCAGGACGGCGTTCATGGAGTACACGGAACCCTCGATCGCCACGCGCATGAAGGAATTTGACCGAGAAGGATTTACGGACGTCATCATCGTGCCGGTGTTTCTGACGGTCAGCCCCCACACGTTCGACGACATCCCGACGATCGTGGGGTTGAAAGAAGATCCGCACTCCATGCAGCAGCTGAAGATCGAGAAGATCGAGCGTTACACGCCGAACGCGAAACCCCACATCACCCCGCCACTCGATTTCACCGATATTCTTCAGAAGAATCTGCTCAGGCGAGTGAGCGCACTTTCGCGGGATCCGGCTCATGAGGGTCTGGTGCTCATCGGTTACGGCGACGAAACGTACGACAAGGAGTGGGTCGAGCTGTTCGACAAAGTCGCGGGGTTCGTCAGAATGCAGACAGGGATCGCAGGGTATTCCTATGGTTGGTGCGGCCACATCGCGAACTACAAGCCGGAGGAAACGACCGCCGCGATCAATACGGTACTCAAGAGCGCGCGGACGGCCCTCGTCATCCCCGTGTTGGTCGCCCACGATGAGATGTTCCAAATCAAAATCATCGGCGACGGCATCGCCAAAGTGCCCGACAACAAGCAGCGCGTCATTTATAAGCCGGATTCCATCCTGCCGGACGTGAACGTCGAGCGATGGGTCATCAGCGTCACCGAAGAATACGTCAACAAGATTCAGATCAAAGTCTCACAAGCACACTGA
- a CDS encoding PepSY-associated TM helix domain-containing protein, which produces MRHRLRWPERETLARLNLAVHRDIGYACASLILAYCLSGIALNHIGDWNPDFVISRQTVSLPHAYDRKEITKERIAQFGRLVQEESYKIYDFPTSDQVKIYYDNASLHLNFSTGHGTYEKVSRRPLLYQANALHLNRLQGWKWASDVFALILILLSLTGLFVLRGRYGLARRGKWLILVGLLPPVLALLIFELK; this is translated from the coding sequence GTGAGACACCGGCTTCGGTGGCCGGAACGCGAGACACTCGCGCGGCTCAACCTGGCTGTCCATCGAGACATCGGGTACGCCTGCGCCTCCCTGATTCTCGCCTATTGCCTGTCCGGCATCGCGCTCAACCATATCGGTGATTGGAATCCCGACTTCGTCATTTCAAGACAGACCGTGTCGCTCCCTCACGCGTACGACAGAAAAGAGATTACGAAAGAACGGATCGCGCAGTTTGGACGACTGGTGCAGGAGGAGAGCTATAAAATATATGATTTCCCGACATCCGATCAGGTGAAGATTTACTATGACAACGCCTCCCTGCACCTCAATTTTTCCACTGGCCACGGTACCTACGAAAAAGTTTCAAGGAGGCCCCTTCTATACCAGGCGAATGCGTTGCACCTCAATCGCCTGCAAGGATGGAAGTGGGCTTCCGATGTCTTCGCGCTCATCCTCATTCTCCTCAGTCTGACCGGACTGTTCGTTCTACGGGGTAGATATGGACTTGCTCGGCGGGGGAAATGGCTGATTCTCGTCGGCCTACTTCCCCCTGTACTCGCCCTGCTCATCTTCGAACTGAAATAG